A genomic window from Agrobacterium tumefaciens includes:
- the eutC gene encoding ectoine utilization protein EutC, with protein sequence MNRITILTENDLRAIIKLDLSSIDCVERAFAALATEAVAMPPILRLDIPEFRGEVDVKTAYVPGFEGFAIKVSPGFFDNPKLGLPSLNGLMILFSAKTGLVQAVLLDNGYLTDIRTAAAGAVAARHLSREDASIATIFGAGMQARLQLEALMLVRPIKSARIWARNHDRAQKLADDFAREHGIEATALPDPRDAIRGAEIIVTTTPSEQPILLADWLESGQHLTAMGSDAEHKNEIDPGVFVRATYVADRLTQTRILGELHHAITAGRVMPDQQFAELGAIIAGKAQGRVSRDQITFADLTGTGVQDTAIANLAVIRARDAKSGQIIENSVKMGDAA encoded by the coding sequence ATGAACCGCATCACTATCCTGACCGAAAACGACCTTCGCGCCATCATCAAGCTCGACCTGTCTTCCATCGATTGTGTCGAGCGGGCCTTTGCAGCGCTTGCCACCGAAGCCGTCGCCATGCCGCCGATCCTGCGTCTCGACATTCCAGAGTTCCGCGGCGAAGTGGATGTAAAGACAGCTTATGTGCCCGGCTTTGAAGGTTTCGCCATCAAGGTCAGCCCCGGTTTCTTCGATAATCCGAAGCTTGGCCTGCCGAGCCTCAACGGCCTGATGATCCTCTTCAGCGCAAAAACGGGTTTGGTGCAGGCGGTGCTTCTCGACAATGGTTATCTCACCGATATTCGCACCGCCGCAGCCGGCGCCGTCGCCGCACGCCACCTGTCGCGCGAGGATGCCTCCATCGCCACGATTTTCGGCGCAGGCATGCAGGCACGGTTGCAACTGGAGGCCCTGATGCTGGTTCGCCCGATAAAATCGGCCCGGATATGGGCAAGAAACCACGACAGGGCGCAGAAACTCGCCGACGATTTCGCGCGCGAACACGGCATCGAGGCCACCGCCTTACCCGACCCGCGTGACGCAATACGAGGCGCGGAGATCATCGTCACCACAACGCCATCAGAACAACCGATCCTCCTTGCCGACTGGTTGGAGTCGGGCCAACACCTGACCGCGATGGGATCGGACGCCGAACACAAGAACGAGATTGACCCCGGCGTATTTGTCCGGGCGACCTATGTCGCGGACCGTCTCACCCAGACCCGTATTCTCGGCGAATTACACCATGCGATTACCGCAGGGCGTGTCATGCCAGATCAGCAATTCGCCGAACTTGGGGCCATCATCGCCGGCAAGGCGCAGGGCCGGGTGAGCCGGGACCAAATAACCTTTGCCGACCTGACCGGCACTGGCGTGCAGGACACCGCCATCGCCAATCTCGCCGTCATCAGAGCAAGAGACGCGAAGAGCGGCCAAATCATCGAAAACAGCGTGAAAATGGGAGATGCAGCGTGA
- the eutB gene encoding hydroxyectoine utilization dehydratase EutB: MTIMKSENLSISAEKFLLPVSVADVEQAAARILGHVERTPLVRSDFLSQRHGAPVHLKLETLQPIGAFKLRGAMNAILSLDDESRGRGLVTASTGNHGRAVAYAARKLGIPATVCMSSLVPANKVEAIRALGADIRIVGRSQDDAQEEVERLTGSHGLTSIPPFDDVNVVAGQGTIGIEIVEDMPDLQTILIPLSGGGLAGGIAVAVKALKPQARIIGISMERGAAMHASVSAGKPVSVREEETLADSLGGGIRLENRVTFALCHSLLDEIVLVSEAEIAAGIRHAAREEGLIVEGAGAVGFAAILSGKIKIAGPTALIVSGGNIDPAIHKTIVDGAVA, encoded by the coding sequence ATGACAATCATGAAGAGCGAAAACCTTTCCATATCCGCTGAAAAATTCCTGCTGCCGGTCTCGGTGGCGGATGTCGAGCAGGCTGCCGCGCGTATCCTCGGCCACGTAGAGCGGACGCCGCTGGTTCGCTCCGATTTCCTGTCACAACGCCACGGCGCGCCGGTCCATCTCAAACTGGAAACCCTTCAGCCGATTGGCGCCTTTAAACTGCGCGGCGCGATGAATGCGATCCTCTCACTTGACGACGAGTCACGCGGGCGTGGCCTCGTCACCGCCTCGACGGGCAATCATGGCCGCGCTGTCGCCTATGCCGCGCGCAAACTCGGCATTCCCGCCACGGTCTGCATGTCCTCGCTCGTCCCGGCAAACAAGGTCGAAGCCATCCGCGCCCTCGGTGCCGACATTCGCATCGTCGGCAGATCGCAGGACGACGCGCAGGAGGAAGTTGAACGCCTGACAGGCAGCCACGGCCTGACGTCGATCCCGCCCTTTGATGATGTGAATGTCGTGGCTGGTCAGGGCACGATCGGCATCGAAATTGTCGAAGACATGCCTGATCTGCAAACCATCCTCATCCCTCTCTCGGGTGGCGGCCTGGCGGGCGGCATCGCCGTGGCCGTGAAGGCTCTGAAGCCGCAGGCCCGTATCATCGGCATTTCCATGGAGCGCGGCGCGGCGATGCATGCATCGGTCTCGGCTGGCAAGCCTGTCTCCGTGCGAGAAGAGGAAACACTGGCGGATTCGCTGGGTGGTGGCATCCGGCTTGAAAACCGCGTGACTTTTGCACTCTGCCACTCGCTGCTTGACGAGATCGTGCTGGTTTCCGAGGCCGAGATTGCTGCCGGCATTCGCCATGCGGCACGTGAAGAAGGTTTGATCGTGGAAGGGGCCGGCGCAGTTGGTTTTGCCGCAATCCTGTCGGGCAAGATCAAAATCGCCGGCCCCACCGCCCTGATCGTCTCCGGCGGCAATATCGACCCGGCCATTCACAAGACAATCGTCGACGGAGCTGTCGCATGA
- a CDS encoding PLP-dependent aminotransferase family protein — MRRQANPLSLDPVPATKPVAWRPSLTKQKGETKHSALTERIIADIDAGVLKPMDRMPTHRDLARDLGLSVQTVSLSYKEAERLGYLSGEIGRGTFVKARVTDRAGRMMLDHSPTEVLDLSIIRGVYLEEHETASRAILRELADSDNSGFMRPCRPVAGLDSHRETARSWLGMMGVTAGAERILVTNGAAHGIFLALSCIVRSSDVVLCENLTDHGIIGLSNILGFSLKGLPTDGEGILPDALEAACAAGGVRALVLIPTLNNPTGHVAGAERRREIAAIAQRHGVFVIEDEVYRPMIEDGLPSITEMLPDLGFFVTSFTKTVLTGLRVGYLVVPPAYSIRAASILRVSSWSGTYLTAEIATRWVENGTARRLLDVQRAEARARQTIAMEILGDHIASSHPLSFCAWLKVPPHWTEDGLVRSLTNQNVAVTPSEPFVAGPGHGGGIRICLGGRLNHQTLVKALTTVRQAFEQLPPVYDIGSIG, encoded by the coding sequence ATGCGTCGTCAAGCCAATCCGCTCAGCCTCGATCCGGTTCCCGCAACAAAACCGGTGGCATGGCGGCCAAGCCTGACCAAGCAGAAGGGCGAGACCAAACATTCGGCACTGACGGAACGGATCATCGCCGATATCGATGCCGGTGTCTTGAAGCCGATGGACCGCATGCCGACCCATCGTGATCTGGCCCGCGATCTTGGCCTTTCCGTCCAGACCGTCAGCCTTTCCTACAAGGAGGCTGAACGGCTGGGTTATCTGAGCGGCGAAATCGGCCGCGGCACCTTCGTCAAGGCGCGGGTAACCGACCGGGCGGGCCGCATGATGCTGGATCACAGCCCGACCGAGGTGCTCGATCTTTCCATTATCCGCGGCGTTTATCTCGAAGAGCACGAAACTGCCTCGCGTGCGATCCTGCGCGAACTGGCGGATAGCGACAATTCGGGCTTCATGCGCCCCTGCCGTCCGGTCGCGGGACTGGACAGCCATCGCGAGACGGCACGCAGCTGGCTCGGCATGATGGGCGTCACGGCCGGTGCGGAGCGTATCCTTGTCACCAACGGCGCGGCGCACGGTATTTTCCTCGCGCTCAGCTGCATCGTCCGTTCGAGCGACGTCGTGCTGTGCGAAAACCTTACCGACCACGGCATTATCGGCCTTTCGAACATCCTGGGGTTCAGCCTCAAGGGGCTGCCCACCGATGGCGAGGGTATTTTGCCCGATGCGCTGGAGGCCGCCTGCGCGGCGGGCGGGGTGCGGGCGCTCGTTCTCATCCCCACCCTCAACAATCCCACCGGTCATGTCGCGGGCGCGGAACGCAGGCGCGAAATCGCCGCAATTGCGCAGCGACACGGCGTCTTCGTGATTGAGGACGAAGTGTATCGCCCGATGATCGAAGACGGGTTGCCATCCATCACCGAGATGCTGCCGGATCTGGGCTTCTTCGTTACCAGCTTTACCAAGACGGTCCTAACGGGGCTACGCGTCGGTTATCTCGTCGTACCACCCGCCTATTCCATCCGCGCCGCCTCCATCCTGCGCGTGTCGAGCTGGAGCGGGACATATCTGACCGCCGAAATCGCCACACGCTGGGTTGAAAACGGCACCGCGCGCCGGTTGCTGGACGTCCAGCGTGCCGAAGCCCGTGCACGGCAGACCATTGCGATGGAAATTCTCGGCGACCATATCGCCTCCAGCCATCCTCTCTCCTTCTGCGCCTGGCTCAAGGTTCCGCCGCACTGGACGGAAGACGGTCTGGTCCGTTCCCTGACCAACCAGAACGTCGCGGTCACGCCATCGGAACCCTTCGTTGCCGGCCCCGGCCATGGCGGCGGTATCCGCATATGTCTCGGTGGACGCCTCAACCATCAAACCCTCGTCAAGGCGTTGACGACGGTGCGTCAGGCCTTCGAGCAGCTACCGCCGGTTTATGATATAGGTTCCATCGGCTGA
- a CDS encoding aspartate aminotransferase family protein — MTIDIKRIAEMDRNAVLHPFTQLKDFASGKLGEPTIVETGKGIRIQDAHGKQLIDGFAGLYCVNVGYGRTEVAEAISRQAYRLAYYHSYAAHTTDELAILSDRLVKMAPGRMSKVFYGMSGSDANETQAKLVWYYSNLRGKPEKKKIISRERGYHGCSVVSGSMTGMSFYHDHMDLPRAGILHTGAPHHYWGAEAGETELEFSKRRADELEALILRENPDTIGAFIAEPVLGTGGITPPPEGYWAAIQNVLRKYDILLIADEVITGFGRTGSMFGSQHYGIEPDLITVAKGLTSAYFPLSGAIVGEKVYKVMEEGADRVGAFSHGYTYSGHPIGAAAANAVLDIVEKEDLPGNARAVGSYFQEQLKAKFAQLPIVGEVRGVGLMGAIEFVADRDRKTRFAPGLAVGARVSKAARNGGLIARAMPHGDILGFAPPLVTTKAEVDEIIAIAEAAVRSVMDELVQAGEKI; from the coding sequence ATGACCATCGATATCAAACGTATCGCCGAAATGGATCGCAACGCGGTTCTGCACCCCTTTACGCAGCTGAAGGATTTCGCCAGCGGCAAGCTCGGCGAGCCGACGATCGTTGAAACCGGCAAGGGCATTCGCATTCAGGATGCGCATGGCAAACAATTGATCGATGGTTTCGCCGGGCTTTATTGCGTCAATGTCGGATATGGCCGCACCGAGGTGGCCGAGGCTATTTCCCGTCAGGCCTATCGCCTTGCCTATTACCATTCCTACGCCGCCCACACGACCGACGAACTGGCAATCCTTTCTGACCGGCTGGTGAAAATGGCGCCAGGCAGGATGAGCAAGGTCTTTTATGGCATGTCGGGTTCGGATGCCAACGAGACGCAGGCAAAGCTTGTCTGGTATTACAGCAACCTGCGCGGCAAGCCGGAAAAGAAGAAGATCATCTCGCGTGAGCGGGGATATCACGGCTGCAGCGTCGTCTCCGGCTCCATGACCGGCATGAGCTTCTATCACGACCATATGGATCTGCCGCGTGCCGGCATCCTGCACACCGGCGCTCCCCATCATTATTGGGGCGCGGAAGCAGGTGAGACCGAACTGGAATTTTCAAAACGGCGTGCCGACGAGCTCGAGGCCCTTATCCTTCGGGAAAATCCCGACACGATTGGCGCCTTCATTGCCGAACCGGTGCTCGGCACGGGCGGCATCACACCGCCGCCGGAGGGTTACTGGGCGGCGATACAGAACGTCCTCAGGAAATACGACATCCTGCTGATCGCCGATGAAGTGATCACCGGTTTCGGCCGTACCGGCTCCATGTTCGGCTCGCAGCATTATGGCATCGAACCGGATCTGATTACCGTCGCCAAAGGCCTGACCTCCGCCTATTTCCCGCTCTCCGGCGCAATCGTCGGCGAAAAGGTTTACAAGGTGATGGAGGAAGGCGCTGACCGCGTCGGCGCCTTCTCCCACGGCTATACCTATTCGGGCCATCCGATTGGTGCGGCAGCGGCAAATGCCGTTCTCGACATTGTGGAAAAGGAAGACCTGCCGGGCAATGCACGGGCCGTCGGCAGCTATTTCCAGGAACAGCTCAAGGCGAAGTTTGCCCAGCTGCCAATCGTCGGTGAAGTGCGCGGTGTGGGCCTGATGGGCGCGATCGAATTTGTCGCCGATCGTGATAGGAAAACCCGCTTTGCCCCCGGCCTTGCGGTCGGTGCACGCGTTTCCAAGGCGGCGCGCAACGGCGGTCTCATTGCGCGCGCCATGCCGCATGGCGATATTCTGGGTTTTGCGCCGCCACTCGTCACGACGAAGGCAGAGGTGGACGAGATCATCGCCATCGCCGAAGCTGCTGTTCGCAGCGTCATGGATGAACTGGTACAGGCCGGCGAAAAAATCTGA
- a CDS encoding NAD-dependent succinate-semialdehyde dehydrogenase: MKDIASAALKSLHRTDLVEHRAFLDGAWVARDEKLNVIDPATGDHLLAVTSCSLDDVDVAIDAAGKAFLDWRERLPVERGDILRAWSRLMRENAHDLATIITAEQGKPLSESLGEISYAANFLDWFASEGERSYGETIPSHLKGGSLSVQMQPIGVTVAITPWNFPSAMITRKAGAALAAGCTMIVKPAPETPLSALALAKLAEEAGMPSGVLQVLPGEAAPLARRLLEHTDVRAFSFTGSTQVGRILLEQSAATVKKASLELGGHAPFIVFDDTNLSQAVKGCLGAKFATSGQDCLAANRIYVQRAVYERFVDQFAKATSELVVGHGLEPDIDIGPMTRASVAEKCRQQIAQALSAGARLVCGGQDSPLGGNFVTPTVLADVTDDMLIAREETFGPVAAILPFDDEQEVIRRANATEMGLAAYLYTNDLGRAMRLTNQLEYGMVAVNTPKFTGAPVPFGGWKQSGLGREGSRHGLLEYLEPKYVCFGNLAA, from the coding sequence ATGAAAGATATCGCCAGCGCGGCGCTAAAAAGTCTGCATCGGACCGATCTGGTCGAGCATCGTGCCTTTCTTGATGGGGCTTGGGTGGCGCGTGACGAGAAACTGAATGTTATCGATCCGGCCACCGGCGACCACCTTCTCGCGGTAACCTCCTGCTCGCTCGACGATGTCGATGTCGCAATCGATGCCGCCGGCAAAGCCTTTCTCGACTGGCGCGAACGGCTGCCCGTCGAACGGGGCGACATACTGCGCGCGTGGAGCAGGTTGATGCGCGAAAATGCGCATGATCTCGCCACCATCATAACCGCCGAACAGGGCAAACCGCTTTCTGAATCCCTTGGCGAGATTTCCTATGCCGCCAATTTTCTCGACTGGTTCGCGAGCGAAGGCGAACGATCCTATGGTGAAACCATCCCGAGCCATTTGAAGGGCGGCAGCCTCTCCGTGCAGATGCAGCCAATCGGCGTTACCGTGGCAATCACCCCATGGAACTTCCCTTCCGCCATGATAACCCGCAAGGCGGGTGCCGCTCTTGCCGCCGGGTGCACCATGATCGTCAAACCGGCGCCTGAAACGCCGCTCTCGGCTCTGGCTCTGGCAAAGCTTGCAGAAGAAGCGGGAATGCCATCAGGCGTTTTACAGGTGCTGCCCGGCGAAGCCGCCCCGCTGGCGCGCCGCCTTCTGGAACACACCGATGTTCGCGCATTTTCCTTCACCGGTTCGACGCAGGTCGGACGGATCCTCCTCGAACAATCGGCGGCAACGGTCAAAAAAGCATCGCTTGAGCTTGGTGGCCATGCGCCCTTCATCGTGTTCGACGACACCAACCTGTCCCAGGCGGTCAAAGGCTGCCTCGGCGCAAAATTCGCCACATCAGGACAGGACTGCCTTGCGGCAAACCGTATCTACGTTCAACGCGCGGTTTACGAACGGTTCGTCGATCAGTTTGCCAAAGCGACGTCCGAACTTGTGGTCGGCCACGGTCTTGAACCCGATATCGACATTGGCCCGATGACGCGCGCCTCAGTTGCCGAGAAATGCCGTCAGCAGATCGCCCAGGCTCTTTCAGCCGGCGCACGTCTGGTCTGCGGCGGACAGGATAGCCCTCTGGGCGGCAATTTCGTTACGCCGACGGTCCTTGCCGACGTTACCGACGACATGCTGATCGCCCGTGAGGAAACCTTCGGGCCGGTCGCCGCCATATTGCCGTTCGATGACGAGCAGGAGGTGATCCGCCGCGCCAACGCAACGGAAATGGGGCTCGCAGCCTATCTCTACACCAACGACCTCGGCCGGGCGATGCGTCTCACCAATCAGCTGGAATACGGCATGGTGGCCGTCAACACGCCGAAATTCACCGGCGCGCCCGTTCCATTCGGCGGCTGGAAGCAATCCGGACTTGGCCGCGAGGGGTCGCGCCATGGTCTCCTGGAATATCTTGAACCCAAATATGTCTGCTTCGGCAATCTTGCTGCCTGA
- a CDS encoding Lrp/AsnC family transcriptional regulator, giving the protein MTTIDRADRALLDAVQKNNRLTSEELAQIVNLSPTACQRRLKRLREEGVIEADVAIISPKAVGRGITMIVLVSLERERADIVDRFKAAIRATREVMIGYYVTGDADFILVITARDMEDYEAFTRRFFYENHDIKGFKTMVVMDRVKAGFAFPIEA; this is encoded by the coding sequence ATGACCACCATAGATCGAGCCGACAGGGCGTTGCTTGACGCCGTGCAAAAGAACAACCGCCTGACATCGGAAGAACTGGCGCAGATCGTCAACCTGTCGCCCACGGCATGTCAAAGGCGGCTGAAGCGCCTGCGCGAGGAAGGGGTGATTGAAGCGGATGTGGCAATCATCTCACCCAAAGCCGTCGGGCGCGGCATCACCATGATCGTTCTGGTATCGCTGGAGCGCGAGCGGGCGGATATCGTCGATCGCTTCAAGGCCGCCATTCGCGCCACGCGGGAAGTCATGATCGGCTATTATGTGACAGGCGACGCCGATTTCATCCTGGTCATCACGGCAAGGGACATGGAGGACTACGAGGCTTTCACCCGCCGTTTCTTTTATGAGAACCATGACATTAAGGGCTTCAAGACCATGGTTGTGATGGATCGTGTTAAGGCCGGCTTTGCCTTTCCAATCGAAGCCTGA
- a CDS encoding MFS transporter, whose translation MTDTTSEFDGSTIALEAAEEPAWTAATWFAVLSMAATSFALVSAEFLPAGLLTPMARDLGITEGTAGQVVTATASVGAVTALLSNVLIGKLNRKTVLVGLSALAIGSNILASVAADFWLLLVGRAGLGIALSGFWALSVAVVARLVGANSTGRGMAIVTLGVSLATIAAPSMGALISDWVGWRIAMSMTAGLAIIAMLLQILSLPSLPASTSNSLSDVLRLTRRRSVQLGMLAILLLMTGHFAGSVYVRPFLEQVTLLETTPIALALLGFGVASVIGNVLGGRMADTSIRLALIVTAALMAFATIALVVWGAHTSAAFALVALWGLAFGMAPVVLPTNLSRGAPDALEAAGSLMVVSFQVAISIGAVFGGYIVDSYGATAPLALTAILAASTVGLALLQRPD comes from the coding sequence ATGACGGACACGACATCAGAATTTGATGGGTCAACAATTGCCCTGGAGGCCGCCGAGGAACCCGCGTGGACAGCTGCGACCTGGTTCGCGGTTCTTTCGATGGCGGCCACCAGTTTCGCACTTGTATCGGCCGAGTTCCTGCCGGCGGGATTGTTGACGCCCATGGCGCGCGATCTCGGCATTACCGAGGGTACAGCCGGTCAGGTTGTTACGGCGACAGCTTCCGTTGGCGCTGTGACGGCGTTGCTGAGCAATGTTCTCATCGGCAAACTGAACCGCAAGACCGTGCTTGTCGGACTTAGCGCACTGGCGATCGGCTCCAACATTCTCGCATCAGTTGCTGCCGATTTCTGGCTATTGTTGGTGGGCCGGGCCGGACTGGGGATTGCGCTCAGCGGTTTCTGGGCGCTTTCGGTTGCGGTTGTGGCGCGGCTCGTCGGCGCGAATTCGACCGGGCGTGGCATGGCTATCGTCACCCTTGGCGTTTCGCTTGCCACCATCGCTGCCCCTTCAATGGGCGCCTTGATCAGTGACTGGGTGGGATGGCGCATCGCCATGTCGATGACGGCGGGACTGGCAATAATTGCCATGCTGCTGCAGATCCTCAGCCTGCCGTCGCTGCCGGCAAGTACAAGCAACAGTCTTTCCGATGTTCTGCGGCTGACGCGGCGGCGCAGCGTTCAACTTGGGATGCTGGCGATCCTGTTGCTGATGACGGGGCATTTTGCCGGTTCGGTCTATGTGCGCCCCTTCCTCGAACAGGTGACGCTGCTTGAGACCACGCCGATTGCTCTCGCCCTGCTCGGCTTTGGCGTCGCTTCCGTGATCGGCAATGTGCTGGGAGGCCGGATGGCTGACACCAGTATCCGCCTCGCACTCATCGTTACCGCCGCCCTGATGGCATTTGCGACGATCGCCCTCGTTGTCTGGGGTGCTCATACCAGCGCCGCATTTGCACTCGTCGCCCTTTGGGGCCTTGCCTTCGGCATGGCGCCCGTGGTGCTGCCGACCAACCTTTCCCGTGGCGCACCCGACGCACTGGAGGCAGCCGGCAGCCTGATGGTCGTTTCTTTTCAGGTGGCCATCAGTATCGGTGCGGTTTTCGGCGGTTACATCGTTGATTCCTATGGGGCTACTGCGCCATTGGCTCTCACCGCCATCCTCGCCGCATCCACGGTCGGTCTCGCTCTGCTGCAGCGTCCCGACTGA
- a CDS encoding diguanylate cyclase, with the protein MRLSTITNLAYAVTLVLTTVSATTFILSARSASQERAAIQDHLQLNDLAEELAIIADERTEEARLYVMRGDEQHLAKFYVDEDQEKHLENTLDKLSALGLSPEEAGSFQEIRKSADALDRMEREAIGFYRSSRQNAAQQILFGDEYYRLHTGLLNTVATLREGIAVSSQATVDQAKSRSDFYGSIAKVMLALTALMFVAVLYFVLTRRVAAPLIRMSNIVTRLARQDYSIDVPDEGRRDEIGDMNQAIRIFRSNGLERDRLDAEHRKNQRIKDLILQMMHRIQACQNQDELSDVVSKFMPQIFPAIAGRLLVIKEHSSVLQSTGQWSNPSFSAPEFSIDDCWALRRGRPHASNPDGDDVACHHLKEGFGTGLCIPLTALGDTVGLLYLEIPQGNETLETERLYLELLAENVGLAVANLQLRQRLVGMARQDALTGLLNRRSLDEELNRHIEKPSQNLACLMLDIDHFKRFNDRFGHDAGDAVMQYVAQVLSEAIGGLGELFRFGGEEFTVLMPASGIEDAIKAAEKLRHAVERAPLTYRGRLLDPITISIGIATSPAAGTVSSVLERADAALLNAKQTGRNRWVSSDEL; encoded by the coding sequence ATGCGACTTAGCACCATCACGAACCTGGCCTATGCCGTGACCCTCGTACTCACGACGGTATCGGCGACTACATTCATTCTGTCAGCCAGAAGCGCTTCTCAAGAGCGAGCGGCCATCCAGGATCACCTCCAGTTGAACGATCTTGCCGAGGAACTGGCAATCATTGCGGATGAGCGCACCGAGGAAGCGCGTCTTTACGTCATGCGAGGCGACGAACAGCACCTGGCGAAATTCTACGTCGACGAAGATCAGGAAAAGCACCTCGAAAATACCCTGGATAAACTCTCCGCGCTCGGTCTTTCGCCGGAAGAGGCAGGATCATTTCAGGAGATACGCAAGAGCGCCGACGCGCTGGACAGGATGGAGCGCGAGGCCATCGGTTTCTATAGATCAAGTCGCCAGAACGCCGCACAACAGATCCTGTTCGGAGATGAGTATTATCGGCTGCATACGGGCCTGCTGAACACCGTCGCGACCTTGAGAGAGGGTATCGCGGTCAGCTCACAAGCAACGGTTGACCAGGCCAAAAGCCGAAGCGATTTCTACGGATCGATCGCCAAGGTGATGCTTGCACTCACCGCCCTGATGTTTGTGGCCGTACTTTACTTCGTCCTTACCAGACGTGTTGCTGCGCCGCTTATCCGGATGAGCAATATCGTTACGCGCCTTGCCAGGCAGGACTACAGTATCGATGTGCCCGACGAGGGACGTCGTGACGAAATCGGCGACATGAACCAAGCCATCCGCATCTTCCGCAGCAACGGGCTTGAGCGGGACCGGCTTGACGCGGAGCACCGCAAGAACCAGCGCATAAAGGACCTGATCCTGCAAATGATGCATCGGATTCAGGCATGTCAAAATCAGGATGAATTGTCCGACGTCGTTTCGAAATTCATGCCGCAGATTTTCCCCGCCATCGCCGGCCGCCTGCTTGTCATCAAAGAACACAGCTCAGTTCTCCAATCGACGGGCCAATGGTCCAATCCATCGTTTTCCGCTCCGGAGTTTTCGATCGACGATTGCTGGGCGCTCCGGCGCGGGCGCCCCCATGCCAGTAACCCTGATGGAGACGACGTCGCCTGCCATCACCTCAAGGAGGGTTTCGGAACCGGCCTGTGTATACCACTCACGGCATTGGGTGACACCGTCGGTCTGTTGTATCTTGAAATTCCGCAGGGTAACGAGACACTGGAGACCGAGAGACTATATCTGGAACTCCTCGCCGAGAATGTCGGCCTTGCCGTCGCAAATCTCCAGCTTCGGCAGCGACTGGTCGGCATGGCGAGACAGGACGCCCTGACGGGTCTCCTGAACCGCCGGTCTCTTGATGAGGAACTGAACAGGCATATTGAGAAGCCAAGCCAAAATCTCGCCTGCCTGATGCTCGACATAGACCATTTCAAGCGCTTCAATGACCGTTTTGGCCACGACGCCGGAGATGCGGTGATGCAATATGTCGCCCAGGTCCTTTCAGAAGCCATTGGTGGTCTAGGTGAATTATTCCGTTTCGGCGGCGAGGAATTCACCGTGCTCATGCCGGCTTCGGGTATTGAAGATGCCATCAAGGCGGCGGAGAAACTGCGACACGCCGTCGAGCGCGCGCCACTGACCTACCGCGGTCGCCTGCTTGACCCCATTACCATATCGATCGGCATCGCAACGTCACCGGCCGCCGGGACCGTGAGCAGCGTGTTGGAACGAGCGGACGCTGCGCTTCTAAACGCCAAGCAGACAGGTCGGAACAGGTGGGTTTCCTCAGACGAACTGTAA
- a CDS encoding ferritin-like domain-containing protein, which produces MSRLNAEPPVLTTMHAVLETAARMEQESIDGYVALRQRMLDENQPALAAVFERLIAEEETHLRQVGVWAGETVPTDTAGTIAAPDLSPMFDAEGADMVPPETLDAYRAFSAAVRNEERAFMFWSYVAAQAPSADVRQAAEKMAREELGHVATMRRERRQAFHAARVAAPPGDAPDILGLEEHFLKLLTAVAEWQDDQTSRAFIEETQARISSIPGLTFRHKPRLSGQLDLVLGQPVTLCGILLDYYLDGMNCEKSEPALNFCAAAASQLVRCLAFLRSLASAA; this is translated from the coding sequence ATGTCTAGACTGAATGCCGAACCGCCCGTTCTGACGACGATGCACGCCGTGCTGGAAACCGCAGCCCGCATGGAACAAGAATCGATCGACGGCTATGTCGCCCTCAGACAACGAATGCTGGATGAAAACCAGCCGGCGCTTGCCGCCGTTTTCGAACGGCTGATTGCCGAGGAGGAAACCCATCTGCGTCAGGTCGGCGTATGGGCTGGCGAGACGGTGCCGACCGACACTGCGGGCACCATCGCCGCCCCGGACCTTTCACCCATGTTCGATGCCGAAGGCGCCGATATGGTGCCGCCGGAAACGCTCGACGCCTACCGCGCTTTTTCGGCTGCCGTCAGGAACGAGGAACGGGCATTTATGTTCTGGAGCTACGTTGCCGCCCAGGCGCCCAGCGCCGACGTGCGGCAGGCGGCGGAAAAAATGGCGCGCGAGGAACTCGGCCATGTCGCGACGATGCGCCGGGAAAGGCGCCAGGCGTTTCATGCCGCAAGGGTCGCCGCACCACCGGGAGACGCCCCGGATATTCTCGGGCTGGAGGAGCATTTTTTAAAACTCCTTACCGCTGTGGCAGAATGGCAGGACGATCAGACATCAAGGGCATTTATCGAGGAAACGCAGGCGCGGATCAGCTCCATCCCCGGCCTCACATTTCGTCACAAGCCACGATTGTCCGGACAACTGGATCTGGTGCTTGGTCAGCCGGTTACGCTTTGCGGCATCCTGCTCGACTATTATCTCGACGGGATGAACTGCGAAAAATCCGAACCGGCTCTGAACTTCTGCGCTGCCGCCGCGTCACAGCTCGTCCGTTGCCTCGCCTTCCTGCGCAGCCTTGCTTCCGCTGCTTGA